A stretch of Roseibium porphyridii DNA encodes these proteins:
- a CDS encoding AsmA-like C-terminal domain-containing protein → MQGTRGPVTLSVDGASLDFTARDGINIILEGAEASISGPSAVTLRLPKLTAPLNRDALFSGKVHFSSLILDQPHVEIELKGGPAKIPEIGPLMEAVDRVSDVVDDQFARRALKFVSVTDASVELSGATKRKFTGIDANVFRGSNRAIRAFAKVSGGVSTWRMELARSAPEGGAEKSIGVVVNGITLAELLGPNATPQYGKGFGLPASAKIESRLDAEGEFLSANAVARVRNGWFQMGRTLVAFDDAALSLLFKKSGQPIEITKSHIIRGNSRIFFTGALEPGLGGGREWGIKLDAEHPQFGSADIREAPHMLDGVQVRARFDPHGRLLSIDRFTARSGKAVVHGVAVLEITSKGPYLALAAEGEQIPIAVAKQLWPITLVPPARRWIIDRITGGKIEKVSYTGAIRPPAFNHRDPDPGWSGDDMRLDMTFSGGSVTPIGEVPEIKGLAGTLTVQDETLTVSATDGFATTPDGGEIVLPEGVFNIFNLPLRHGKLAQITTKLQGEAKDLGEVVDSAPFRVLERAGLKNDGVSGQGELDVTATFPLGKPVDIVDLDWRATGELENFTDKNPILGHTVADADVSIDANKQQVAITGRGKLDGLQADIDLVVPLGENGVAGKQDVIVSTTAAQLKDKGIDLTAFLDGPMTLNVTRAEDAQDFVIDLKPTDVRLLALGWHKANGVPATASFRLVETDTSRKIENFKLTSEGVNVTGNMNLSADGDLVTASFDTFQLRPGDDVEVDIQRASGGRYDIIFAGAAFDGRGLIRSIRSPGGSKGAGDFEDGARISATIDRVTGFNGQSISGFAGQIETGSKGLVSADLGGLMNGNSGFEFSVTPQNGSQTANGNFADTGATLRFLDLYERMQGGNGTVNVAMADEDSWVGDFNVRSLKITEDPAIKRIRERDRNGLNPDGSVTNRREVDGTASFDTLDISFTRDGDLMTITRGALQGTALGGTVSGTVDLDQQTLNLTGTFVPIYALNNFFAKIPLLGFALGGNSGEGLIGVTYKLSGSVSDPVLSVNPISAIAPGIFRKMFEFQAN, encoded by the coding sequence ATGCAAGGGACACGTGGTCCGGTCACGCTTTCCGTCGACGGTGCGAGCCTTGATTTCACCGCGCGTGACGGCATCAACATTATCCTTGAAGGTGCAGAGGCCAGTATCAGTGGCCCCTCGGCTGTCACACTACGCCTTCCCAAACTGACCGCGCCGCTTAACAGGGATGCGCTGTTCTCGGGCAAAGTCCATTTCTCTTCCCTGATTCTCGATCAACCGCACGTCGAAATCGAGCTGAAAGGCGGTCCGGCAAAGATACCGGAAATCGGTCCTCTTATGGAGGCGGTTGATCGGGTTAGCGACGTTGTCGATGATCAGTTCGCGCGCAGAGCGCTGAAGTTTGTCAGTGTCACGGATGCATCGGTTGAACTGTCCGGGGCGACCAAGCGAAAATTCACAGGCATTGACGCCAATGTGTTCAGGGGAAGTAACCGTGCGATCCGCGCTTTTGCAAAGGTATCGGGTGGTGTTTCCACCTGGCGGATGGAACTTGCACGCAGCGCCCCCGAGGGGGGAGCAGAGAAGAGCATCGGCGTTGTGGTCAACGGTATCACTCTCGCAGAACTCCTTGGACCCAATGCCACACCGCAATACGGCAAGGGCTTCGGGTTACCGGCTTCGGCCAAAATTGAAAGTCGATTGGATGCGGAAGGAGAGTTTCTTTCAGCAAACGCGGTCGCGCGGGTCCGAAATGGCTGGTTTCAAATGGGAAGGACCTTGGTTGCATTTGATGATGCAGCTTTATCACTTCTGTTTAAAAAGTCCGGCCAACCTATTGAAATAACAAAATCTCATATCATTCGAGGCAATAGTCGAATCTTTTTCACCGGTGCGTTGGAGCCCGGTCTCGGTGGCGGGCGCGAATGGGGCATCAAGCTGGATGCCGAGCATCCTCAATTCGGTTCGGCCGACATTCGCGAAGCGCCCCATATGCTTGATGGGGTTCAGGTGAGAGCGCGCTTTGACCCGCATGGCCGGCTTTTGTCGATAGATCGCTTTACCGCACGTTCCGGAAAAGCGGTTGTTCATGGCGTGGCCGTTCTCGAGATAACCTCTAAGGGGCCTTATCTGGCACTTGCCGCTGAGGGCGAGCAGATTCCAATCGCCGTGGCCAAACAGCTTTGGCCAATAACACTCGTTCCACCTGCGCGGCGCTGGATCATCGACAGAATAACCGGCGGGAAAATTGAAAAGGTCTCCTATACCGGCGCCATCCGTCCACCAGCATTCAATCATCGTGATCCGGACCCGGGTTGGTCCGGCGACGACATGCGTCTTGACATGACTTTTTCCGGTGGGTCCGTCACGCCCATTGGAGAAGTTCCAGAGATAAAGGGGCTTGCGGGGACGCTGACCGTTCAGGACGAAACGCTCACTGTTTCAGCAACCGATGGCTTTGCGACGACCCCCGATGGCGGCGAAATTGTTTTGCCAGAGGGTGTCTTCAATATTTTCAACTTGCCCCTCCGACACGGAAAGCTTGCCCAGATTACGACGAAGCTGCAAGGCGAGGCCAAGGATCTGGGCGAGGTTGTCGATAGCGCTCCCTTTAGAGTGCTTGAACGTGCCGGATTGAAAAACGATGGTGTCAGCGGTCAGGGCGAACTCGACGTCACGGCAACTTTTCCGCTTGGAAAACCCGTCGATATTGTCGATCTCGATTGGCGAGCTACGGGCGAGTTGGAGAATTTCACCGATAAAAACCCGATATTGGGGCACACCGTTGCAGATGCAGATGTCTCAATTGATGCGAACAAGCAGCAGGTCGCGATAACGGGGAGGGGCAAGCTGGACGGTCTGCAGGCCGATATCGACCTCGTCGTTCCCCTTGGCGAAAACGGAGTTGCCGGCAAACAAGACGTGATCGTCTCCACCACTGCTGCCCAATTGAAAGACAAAGGAATTGATCTGACAGCGTTTCTGGACGGACCCATGACGCTGAATGTCACCCGGGCAGAGGACGCACAGGACTTTGTGATCGACCTGAAACCTACGGACGTGCGCTTGCTGGCACTTGGATGGCATAAGGCCAATGGCGTTCCGGCAACGGCCTCGTTCAGGCTCGTGGAGACGGACACTTCTCGCAAAATCGAAAACTTCAAGCTTACGTCTGAAGGTGTCAACGTCACCGGAAATATGAACCTGTCGGCAGATGGAGACCTCGTTACTGCGTCGTTTGATACTTTTCAGTTACGACCGGGAGATGATGTGGAAGTTGACATACAGCGCGCTTCTGGTGGTCGGTACGACATCATTTTTGCGGGTGCTGCGTTCGACGGTCGTGGACTCATTCGCAGCATTCGTAGTCCCGGTGGAAGTAAGGGAGCGGGTGACTTCGAAGATGGCGCGAGAATCTCCGCTACGATTGATCGCGTCACAGGCTTCAACGGTCAAAGTATCTCAGGCTTTGCCGGGCAGATCGAGACCGGAAGCAAAGGATTGGTGTCGGCTGATCTGGGCGGACTGATGAACGGAAACTCCGGTTTTGAATTCTCTGTGACACCGCAGAACGGATCGCAGACTGCCAACGGAAACTTTGCCGATACCGGAGCAACACTTCGCTTCCTGGATCTTTACGAGCGTATGCAGGGCGGCAATGGCACCGTGAATGTTGCCATGGCCGATGAAGACAGTTGGGTCGGTGACTTCAATGTTCGAAGCCTGAAAATTACCGAAGACCCGGCGATCAAACGCATTCGGGAGCGTGATCGAAATGGGTTAAACCCGGACGGTTCGGTTACCAATCGGCGGGAGGTTGATGGAACGGCGAGTTTCGATACACTCGATATCAGTTTCACGCGCGACGGCGACTTGATGACAATTACCCGAGGAGCCCTGCAGGGGACCGCGCTCGGCGGCACGGTCAGCGGCACCGTTGATCTTGATCAGCAGACACTCAACCTGACCGGGACATTCGTACCGATTTATGCGTTGAACAATTTCTTTGCCAAAATACCGCTGCTTGGGTTTGCACTCGGTGGCAATTCCGGTGAAGGGCTGATTGGCGTCACCTACAAACTGTCCGGATCTGTTTCCGATCCGGTCCTGTCAGTCAATCCGATCTCAGCGATCGCGCCCGGTATCTTTCGCAAGATGTTTGAATTCCAGGCCAATTGA
- the tyrS gene encoding tyrosine--tRNA ligase, with translation MSEFKSDFLNVLSERGFIHQISDPDGLDTLCAKETVTAYIGFDCTAPSLHAGSLVPIMMLHWFQKTGHRPIALMGGGTTRVGDPSGKDETRRMLTEEDIEENKAGIRKVFEKLLTFGNGPTDALMLDNADWLLKLNYVDFLRDIGRHFSVNQMIQRDSVRLRLEREQHLSFLEFNYMLLQGYDYLELFRRTGCRLQMGGSDQWGNILSGTDLVRRLGEADAYALTSPLLTTASGAKMGKTAAGAVWLNEEQLSAYDYWQYWRNTEDADVERFLKLFTVLPMDEVARLAALQGADVNEAKKILATEATALIHGRDKAELAAETARKAFEEGQSAEGLPTVEISKADLEAGLGVLSAFVTAGLCASNGDVRRNIKGGAVKINDKGEQNDRRQLSLDDVTDEGIVKLSLGKKKHVLLKPV, from the coding sequence ATGAGCGAGTTCAAATCGGACTTTCTAAACGTTCTTTCAGAACGCGGTTTTATTCACCAGATATCCGACCCAGACGGGCTCGACACACTCTGCGCCAAGGAGACCGTAACCGCTTATATCGGTTTTGATTGCACGGCACCGAGCCTTCACGCCGGATCGCTGGTGCCAATCATGATGCTCCACTGGTTTCAGAAAACCGGGCACCGTCCAATCGCCTTGATGGGCGGCGGCACAACCCGTGTCGGCGATCCATCCGGCAAGGACGAAACCCGCCGAATGCTGACGGAAGAAGACATTGAAGAAAACAAGGCTGGTATCAGGAAGGTATTCGAAAAGCTTCTGACCTTTGGAAACGGTCCGACTGATGCGCTCATGCTGGACAATGCCGATTGGCTCTTGAAACTGAACTATGTCGACTTCCTGAGGGACATCGGCAGGCATTTCTCGGTCAATCAGATGATCCAACGTGACTCGGTCCGTCTTCGACTTGAGCGTGAACAACATCTGTCCTTCCTGGAATTCAACTACATGCTCTTGCAGGGCTATGACTATCTGGAGCTTTTCCGCAGGACCGGGTGTCGGCTGCAGATGGGCGGCTCGGATCAATGGGGCAACATCCTTTCCGGAACCGACCTTGTGCGACGCCTCGGCGAGGCGGATGCCTATGCCCTGACATCCCCGTTGTTGACCACTGCCTCAGGTGCCAAAATGGGCAAGACCGCAGCTGGAGCTGTCTGGCTGAATGAGGAGCAGCTTTCCGCCTATGACTATTGGCAGTATTGGCGCAATACGGAAGATGCGGATGTCGAGCGTTTTTTGAAACTCTTCACAGTCCTGCCAATGGACGAGGTCGCAAGGCTGGCTGCACTCCAGGGTGCCGATGTCAACGAAGCCAAGAAGATCCTCGCTACAGAGGCAACAGCTCTGATCCATGGCCGTGACAAGGCAGAGCTTGCCGCAGAAACTGCACGCAAGGCCTTCGAAGAAGGTCAGTCTGCGGAGGGTTTGCCTACTGTAGAGATTTCCAAAGCTGATCTTGAAGCGGGTCTGGGGGTGTTGTCCGCATTTGTTACCGCCGGACTGTGCGCTTCTAACGGCGACGTCCGTCGCAATATCAAGGGCGGTGCGGTCAAGATCAACGACAAGGGTGAGCAAAATGACCGCCGGCAACTGTCTCTCGACGATGTCACCGACGAGGGAATTGTCAAACTGTCACTTGGTAAGAAAAAGCACGTGCTCTTGAAGCCGGTCTGA
- a CDS encoding tyrosyl-tRNA synthetase, which translates to MFRKFAIAAVTVATVATAAVSMTPSEAHAKNRAGAVAAGAIFGLAAGAIIASQARPRYQPPVRCSYRPITRWDAYYGRYVVVGHRQVCY; encoded by the coding sequence ATGTTTCGTAAGTTCGCAATCGCCGCCGTTACTGTTGCCACCGTCGCAACTGCTGCCGTTTCCATGACACCGAGCGAAGCTCATGCAAAAAACCGTGCCGGAGCCGTCGCTGCCGGAGCGATCTTCGGCCTTGCTGCCGGCGCTATTATCGCCTCCCAGGCACGTCCGCGCTATCAGCCGCCGGTTCGCTGCAGCTACCGTCCAATTACACGCTGGGATGCTTACTATGGCCGTTACGTTGTCGTTGGTCATCGTCAAGTTTGCTACTAA
- a CDS encoding P1 family peptidase, with amino-acid sequence MSSHQLSPSRRFGLLCGSLKPGPTNSIADVSGVSVGHKTIRNGDVNTGFTALVPHPGNIFQEKLTAGVEIINGFGKSAGLIQVDELGTLETPILLTNTFAIGAGVNALIRQAILKNPEVGRTTSTVNPLVLECNDGYLNDIQAMPLAEVDAIAALEAASSEVEQGSVGAGTGMSAFGFKGGIGSASRTFELDSGRFVLGALVLANFGRAGDLVLPDGRRPDPKDTQTSEERGSVIVVLASDVPLESRQLKRIAKRAGAGLARLGAFYGNGSGDIALAFSTAQNVLHQEENDFVDRRCLNEDRIDILFRAAAETTQEAVLNAMIASPSTTGRERHQRPSLIDWLQDTSNQL; translated from the coding sequence ATGTCATCTCATCAACTTTCACCCTCACGCCGTTTTGGCCTGCTTTGTGGCTCGCTGAAGCCGGGTCCCACAAATTCAATTGCTGACGTCAGCGGCGTTTCCGTTGGGCACAAGACAATCCGTAACGGCGATGTGAATACAGGCTTCACTGCTTTGGTCCCGCATCCGGGGAACATCTTCCAGGAGAAGCTCACTGCGGGTGTCGAAATCATAAATGGTTTTGGAAAGAGTGCCGGACTGATTCAGGTTGATGAGCTTGGGACACTTGAGACGCCAATTCTCCTAACAAATACATTCGCCATCGGCGCTGGCGTCAACGCGTTGATCCGGCAGGCAATCCTGAAAAATCCGGAGGTGGGTCGCACGACAAGTACGGTCAATCCTTTGGTTCTGGAATGCAATGACGGGTATCTGAACGATATTCAAGCCATGCCTCTTGCCGAAGTTGATGCAATTGCGGCTCTCGAAGCGGCTTCGTCTGAAGTCGAGCAAGGCAGTGTTGGCGCAGGTACCGGCATGAGTGCATTCGGTTTCAAAGGCGGCATTGGATCGGCTTCCAGAACGTTCGAACTAGATAGTGGCCGTTTTGTGCTGGGGGCATTGGTGCTTGCCAATTTCGGGCGCGCGGGCGACCTGGTCTTGCCGGATGGTCGCCGTCCGGACCCCAAGGATACACAAACCTCTGAAGAGCGTGGCTCGGTTATTGTGGTCCTTGCGAGCGACGTTCCACTTGAGAGCCGACAGTTGAAACGCATTGCGAAGCGGGCAGGGGCGGGCCTTGCCCGTCTTGGTGCATTTTATGGAAATGGCAGTGGTGATATAGCGCTAGCGTTTTCCACAGCACAAAATGTTCTTCATCAGGAAGAAAATGATTTTGTCGACCGACGGTGCTTGAACGAAGACCGGATCGATATCCTCTTCAGAGCCGCCGCGGAAACAACACAAGAAGCCGTCTTGAATGCGATGATCGCTTCACCTTCGACAACAGGCAGAGAACGGCATCAGAGGCCGTCGCTGATCGATTGGCTTCAAGACACGTCGAACCAGCTTTAG